The stretch of DNA ACTCCCTAGTTGCCTTCTCCATCATTGTTGGCTCCGTCACCTTATTGTTCTACCAAGGCCAGGAAGGGCAGGTGCCAATGGTGGTCGAGCATGAACACCAAAAAACGCAGGTGCAGCTGGAGGCTGAGCACCATGAACAACTGAGAGCGAAGGAAGCACCTGTGCCGTTGACAGCTGAGCTCCCAGATGCCACTAAGGAGGAGTGCAATTGGTCAACAGGACGGTGGGCCTACGACAACGTGTCCCGCCCATTGTACTCTGGACTCAAGTGCGCCTTCATCTTCCCTGAGTTGTCTTGCGACAAATATGGCAGGAAGGATGTCATGTACCAGCACTGGAGATGGCAACCTTATGGATGCAACCTTCCTAGGTATGATTATAACAGATGTCCCTAATACAGTTGGGAGTATTTCTAGCTCAGTTTTGTTCATGTCATTGAAAAATCTAGAGGTGAAGAACTACAGCAACAAGATGTGTCAAAATCAGAGAGTTATGATTCTTTAAAGTAAATTTTTGTGTTTTATGCAAGGAAGCAGGGAAACATTCACTTCATCTGTAAGTGAAATAGAAAACACAGGACAGAACTGCAGAGAGAGAAAAATACTAGTTGTTACTAGTGTTAGGATAGGAAAATTTGATCTGATTGTGGTGGTTAGATAATTAACTAACAGTGAAAGACCACTGGCGAGGAAAAATCCCACCTACTTATTTTTAACTGTTCCATGTCATATGCTTGAAAGTCTAGAAAGGAGATCGTATCTTGCATAAAATTCAGCCGTTGATAAAAGCTTAGAATGCATGTGTATATGAAACCATGCCTGGAATTTTTCCATGTCAACAGATTCAATGCCACCAGGCTGCTTGAAAAGCTGAGAAACAAGAGATTGGTGTTTGTGGGCGACTCACTCAACAGGAACCAATGGGTTTCCCTGGTGTGCATGGTGGAGGCTTCTATACCTGACAACAGGCTCAAGATGCGTGTTTGCAATGGCTCACTCATCTCCTTCAAGGCATTTGTATGTTTTTTCCTTCATAAATCTACAGGCTACTATAAAATCCAATGATTTCCATCAGCCAATTTGAGAAACCATTATTCATTTTATTATTTTAGGAATACAATGCGACaatcgacttctactggtcgcCGCTGCTGGTGGAGTCCAACAGTGATGACCCCATTATCCACCGTGTGGAGTACAGGATTATAAGGGCAGACAGAATCGAGAAGCATGCCAATGCCTGGAGGGATGCTGACATCATTATCTTCAATTCTTACGTGTGGTGGAGGAAGCATAAGGATGACATGAGGATGAAGGTCATGTAAGTTCATTCGTTTCCCTTCCTAGTTCCTACTCATACCTAGGTAAGGTGACGTGAGGTCATGTAACCTTATCCTATCGCATTGCCTATTTCACATAGTTTTGAAGTTACCAGAACTGAAAAAAATACAAACTAGCAAGAGTTTTCAAAGGCAATGAATATCTGCAACATCTTTTGTTTTGAGCAGGTATGGTTCATTTGAGAATGGTGATGCAAGGTTAGAGGAAGTAGAAATGCTGGATGGTTTCGAGATAGCTCTCAAGAAATTAACCGAGTGGCTGGGCGAGAACATCGATAAGAACAAGACTAGAATCTTTTTCGCAGGATCATCACCTACACATTCCTGGTGAGTTCAACACAAGCACTACTCCCGCATCTTGTGCCAACACAAGTAAAACAGTAGTACATACCACCATGCCCGTGAAAAGATTGAAAGTGATCCAAGATGCATATATGTTTCTCAGGGCTAGCTGCTGGGGTGGAGTGGACAGGAACAAATGCCTTAATGAGACAGAACCGATCTACAAAGTTGGATATAAAGCGGCAGGGACAGATTACAGTATGATGGATAAGGCTAAGTCGTATTTTGGGACGTTGGAGAAGAAGGGCATACGCTTCGATATACTGAATATCACCGAGTTGTCTGACTACCGCAAGGACGGACACCCGACGGTGTTCAGGAAACAATTCGCCCCTCTGACAAAAGAACAGATGGCGAACCCAGCCAGCTACGCGGATTGCACGCACTGGTGCCTCCCGGGTGTTCCTGATGTCTGGAACGAGTTCTTGTACGGCTACCTCATGTACAAATGACCGACTACGTCAGTCAGAGTATATATATGTACTACTACATATGATGTACAAATGGCATACTCCATCTAGGTTAAGGTAGATTGCTTTGTTGCAGAGAAAGGCCCGCAATTCATACAGTTAGTTGTTTGCTTACGACAGACAGAGCACCATATAATTGTGGAGATTCCACACGAATTCTGCCATTACAAAGAAACAAGTTACGGATTAATAGGTGTCCTAGATGTATGATCCTGACATTATTTTTGCCTCACTGAAGCTAGagctaggtaagcacctaacaGGAAGTAGTTACCTCAACCACCTTTACTAATCACTAATCAGTAGCAGGCAGAATTCATTCAGAGGCCAGGCAAGCAGTAAAGCAAGCCGAAAAAAACAGCACGTTTCAGCATTGGAAAATGAACGAAAATGGAACCTGAGCAGTAAGGTTTTGTCGCCGCGCGCAGCAGCCCACAGCGGAGGTAGATCGAGCCTGGATGCCATCGCCGCGTGCAGCACAACGCCGTCGCAGCCAACCTCCAGACTCGGTGCCATGCATCGGCTGGCTGCGCAAACAGATCAACATGGGAACGTTTCTACCGGTCACAGCCGCCGCTTTCGAAAGCCTGGttatccgccgccgccgccgccgccgccgttgatgAGTCGACGGAGAGCCGAGAGAGTAAAGACGACATGGCAGTGGACTAGAGGAGATAGGCCATGGCCCATGGGAGGGAAGGAAGCCCAGTGGGCTAACCCATGCCATACACATAATATAGAATCAATTAGTTTCTTGGTCCTAATAAAAATTGAGCTTAGTTTCTTGGCCTGTTTTTTTATTAAACTTGGTTGTTTGGCCTAGAAACGAGTTTCGTTTTGCTTCTTGACCCTTCCGGTTAGTTTGACAGACTAACGGTGTCAAAAGCAACCTGAAATAACTCTTTTACCTTAGCGCCAGCAGCTACAATTATATGCGTTGATCCATAGATTTATCACGACATCCATCGATCCGTTCCACACATATCGTAATGGAAATGCAAAAGCCTAAACTAAGGAACAGAGGATACGCAACACACTAGTACATATACAGTTGTGCAAAGACGGCGAGTCATACAGTATTGAGTATACCAACATATCCACACAACAAAATACTGTGCActcagagagagaggggggggggggggggggggggcctgCACACGGTAGAACATGAACAGCATACGTGAGAGCTCAGAGCATCTTGTAGTTGACGACGGTGAGGAGCACGTCCGCGGGCTTGGCAAGGACCCCGGCAATGGGGTTCACGGCGCCGAACCCGCTAACGCATGCCACGGCGCTGGCGGCCATGGCCGCGCAGCCCGCACGGCCCACGTGCGCCTCGCCGTGGCCCAACACGAGCGGCGCCTGAGCACGCGTGCAGCCCGTCCTCCGCCCACGCCATCCACGCCGCCAGCGCCTGCGCCACCTCCGAAGCCACTAATCCGGCCCGCACGATCGCCACCGtcaacaccgccgccgccttgccgaggggcgaggaggaggaggcgttgAAAAAGGACAGCGCGGTGAGCGCGGCGGAAAGGGGCACCGCGGCGGTGAGTGACCGGAGGCCCCGCTTACCCATGCTCGGCTTCCTCATGCCGCCCAGCACGACCTGCCCTGTACCTCCCTGGCTCGGCTGGCGGCTAGCCCCGCGCCGCCTTGCTCGTGGCCATGGTTGGCACAGCCGCCAGGTAGGCCCGCGGCTCCCTACCACGAGGTGGATCCAGAGCTGGTCCAGGTGGATCCGCCGACGGGACCTCGTCGAAGCTGGCCATCTCCATCTCGCTGGTGGCTTGGGTTTGTTGGCCAGAGGGGCGGCTTCGACCGTGGCCCTGGACTGCGGGCTTACGGCTGGAGGGGCGCTGCGCGTCACGGTCGGAGAAGAGCCGCATTGGCCCTTGGGCGAGGGGCGCACGGCTGCAGGGGCCGCTGGGCGAGGGGTGCACAGCTTCaggaggggaaggggaaggtcTTCGTCGAGCAGAGAAGGAGAACCGTGCTTGGGGTACGGGAAGAGCGTCAGGGTAAGGCTACTTTGGTCTTTTTAAGCATACTATGCGCCGGCTCACGGCAGGTCTAGACGGAATGGACGAAAGGGTTAAGAACCAAAACGAAACTCGTTTGTGGACTAAATAAGTAAGTTCAATCGAGAAGGGGCCAAGAAACTAAGCTCAACTTTTATTAGATCCAAAAAACTAATTTACTCCATAATATAAAGCCTACCTAAATAGTCTCcatattattatatatatatataataatatgCGAGCCCACGGCAATCCGATCCACAGATATCCGGACATCTATCTACCTCAAAAAAAAATACGTTTCCCTCTCTCGCATCGCATGCACACACAAATTACTTTTTTCGCAAAAATACGAATGCAGACGcatagatgatgatgatgctaGCAAGCAGCCCCTAGGTAGCTTGTTGTATTTATTAGATTGCCATTGCCTCTGACCAGTTCTTATAGAAATGACCAGAGGCGGCTATAGAAATTGATAACAATTTTCCACACTGACCAGAGTACGTACAGCTCACCTGGTTAGTAGTCAAACAATAACGAGTACAATGCAAGCACGTAGATATATGTCAGCGTGGGCGCGTGTTTACGTATGGTCATATATCCAACATATACACCATCATCATAGATAGTCTCGTACATACCTTCAACCTTTCATTAGGATCAAATATATCCTGCATCATGAAATAATTACTTATGTAAGAATAACTACGATATTAGAATAGATTTTGTATTTGGTACACGGTGAGGTAAATAGTATCCAAGGCACCGGCGAGCCGAGTTTATCAATGACTGCAGCCTCTGATTACCAATTACGCAAGCATGCCATCGAAAAGAATAAAAAGAAAGACCCCACCCCATTATATGGTCCACGTATGCCTGAGCGGGAAAACACGGAAACTGCTCAAAACCGCTCCTCTTCCCCCTGCAGCCCCCATCCCCCCCACTGCACGTCGGGCACCCGTATTGAGCTCGAATCTGCTGTCACAGCACGGTACTTCCTGGGCTGCAGCTAGACAAGATGTTGGCTGTGAATTGTGCCATGATCTTTCACAAATTTAGCATGATAGGATTTCGATTTGGTTTTCACCTATGTGGAACTCATCGAGTTATTTGCATGTAGAACTGGGTTTGGTTTGAGCTAGATAGCAGCCTAATTAGTTAGTATTGTCATTACACTCCGATCCAATTGATGTTTTCACTGCTAGAAAACTTAGCATTAGCATTAGTACCGGGTACCGGTTGAGCTGGCCGGTACCGCGCTCCCGGTACTAAATACAGGATCATTTAGTACCGCTTGCAGCAACCGGTACTAAATACGACATAAAAAAATGAATAAAAAAGTAGAAACCGTCCGCAAGTCACAAGTCACATGAATTTTGTCATTACATTCCAACTGATgttttttaaagaaaaaaagAGTATCTGTCAGCTGGGACAGATCTAGCTGGAGAGATGCATGATTGATGATGGAGGCGGATCAGACGACCAATGCAAGTGTGTTAGTGTCACGGCGGGGAATGTCTGTGTGTCGGTCCATTGGGCGCTTCCTAGCTTAGCTTAGCTGGTTTTCTTTGCTAGCTTTCCACCACGCTGCTGGTTTATTTGGCAAGCTTGATTTCGATTTGGATTTCAATTTGTTTGCCTCCACGTATGCACGCACCGCTCACAAAACAAAACACTGATGGATCGGATCTATCTAGCTATCGGCCGGATCATCCATCACGCACCAAGCAAGCATACAGCCATGTTCTGTCGCATGTTCGGATGTTCCATTACACTGATTGATCGATCTCGCGCTACAGCTAGCTCAATTAAAAAACAAGTTGTGTGCGCTCGCGCAAAGATAATCGATGTACATACATATTTACAAGACCGCCATTTAGTGAAACTAGGATGTTTGCACACTAAGGGTGAGTGTGCGTACGTATCTGTAAGTCTGTACTGTGTTTTGCAAAAATAAAAAATGCAATACTCATCATTCGAATTGCAAAGAAAAGGCCGGTTTCGGATTACACTTTTTGTGGAGAACGCGGGCCAAACAAAAGACAGCTTGTCATTTGATTGGAAAAAAAAGGAGGGAAGATATGTacatgtgtgtgtgtgagagagagaggggggctgAAGATGGAAATTATGCGCTGGTATGGATGCGTATATATAGCATTTATAGGCCGGCAGCCTCCTGAAGCAAGGAGGTGGTAGGTTGGGAGGGAAACAACAGACAGGCAAGGCAAGGCAAGGCAAGGCTGCTATGCcaatggaggaggaggagggtggtcgtcggcggagcggcggcggcggcgagcagaggACGATGGAAGGGGAAGCGGAGGCGTGGCGGCGTTGGGCTGTTCTGGTTGCGACGGTGTGGATCCAGGCTCTGACGGGGACCAACTTCGACTTCTCGGCCTACTCGTCGGCGCTCAAGTCGTCGCTGGGCATCTCCCAGGAGGCGCTCAACTACCTGGCCACCGCCTCCGACCTGGGCAAGGCCTTCGGCTGGTCCTCCGGCCTCGCCCTGCTCTACATCCCCCTCCACGCCGTCCTgctcgtcgccgccgtgctGGGGCTCGCCGCATACGCCCTGCAGTACGGATGCCTGGTCTCCGTCAACCTCGCCGCAATCCCATACCCGATGGTATGTACATGTACTCAGTACTCTCCTCAGAAATGTCTGACAAGCAATAGCTGCAATCCGCTAGCTAGCTAGAGCAGGTAGGTGAATGGCGTGTCCATTTACTGCTCAAGTGCGAGCCCCGTTGTGAGGTGGTAGAAATCGCATCGTTAGAAGGAAGAATCAAACTGAAGAAAAGGATAGCAATAAATTGGGTGTAGATGGCGACGGATGATAGGGACGGCGACTGATGATATTTGCTCCATGCATTA from Panicum hallii strain FIL2 chromosome 3, PHallii_v3.1, whole genome shotgun sequence encodes:
- the LOC112886315 gene encoding protein trichome birefringence-like 34, giving the protein MKPEANPKMMVFSSPVGLRSIINSLVAFSIIVGSVTLLFYQGQEGQVPMVVEHEHQKTQVQLEAEHHEQLRAKEAPVPLTAELPDATKEECNWSTGRWAYDNVSRPLYSGLKCAFIFPELSCDKYGRKDVMYQHWRWQPYGCNLPRFNATRLLEKLRNKRLVFVGDSLNRNQWVSLVCMVEASIPDNRLKMRVCNGSLISFKAFEYNATIDFYWSPLLVESNSDDPIIHRVEYRIIRADRIEKHANAWRDADIIIFNSYVWWRKHKDDMRMKVMYGSFENGDARLEEVEMLDGFEIALKKLTEWLGENIDKNKTRIFFAGSSPTHSWASCWGGVDRNKCLNETEPIYKVGYKAAGTDYSMMDKAKSYFGTLEKKGIRFDILNITELSDYRKDGHPTVFRKQFAPLTKEQMANPASYADCTHWCLPGVPDVWNEFLYGYLMYK